In Nostoc sp. UHCC 0926, a single genomic region encodes these proteins:
- a CDS encoding dicarboxylate/amino acid:cation symporter produces the protein MSQTESTTSPETKASPWWQRIPLTLQILIALVVAVSVGIALGAGNPNPNNATLINNLAIPAELVLKALRALATPLILVAVLHTLMTTNIPGTAGRRLAVLLLTNTTVAILVGLLVANVLRPGTWGNVTTPISTEITPHSLDPWGILKDAVPEAVLKPLVDNNVIQLIVIALSFGIVLRGLKSEQINQGKNGYQPIEDVIGILFEAVVRILNWVIALVPFAVFGIVAKTIAMQGFTPFKSLGAFIVAVLLALVLQACYYLTRVKFGSWVHPLKFLAGGSDAFLTAFSTSSSAAAMPVTFEVLQTKVGLRESSAALGALVGANFNNDGTALYEAMSALYISQLIGQHLSLGQQLIVILTSIFASVGAANIPNAGLVTMTLVFTSVGLPTQYIALLVTVDWFLDRCRTAINVMGDMTVSALLDGKKPRSVDEA, from the coding sequence ATGAGTCAAACAGAGAGTACTACTTCGCCTGAAACCAAAGCTAGCCCTTGGTGGCAGCGTATCCCTCTCACATTGCAAATTCTCATCGCCCTAGTCGTAGCAGTCAGCGTCGGAATTGCCCTTGGTGCGGGGAATCCCAATCCCAACAATGCCACTTTAATCAATAATTTAGCAATTCCGGCGGAATTGGTGTTAAAGGCTCTCCGCGCCCTAGCTACGCCTCTGATTCTGGTAGCGGTGCTGCATACCTTAATGACTACGAATATCCCCGGTACAGCTGGACGGCGGCTGGCAGTGCTACTTTTAACTAACACTACCGTAGCTATTTTAGTGGGACTTTTAGTAGCAAATGTGCTGCGTCCAGGAACTTGGGGCAATGTAACCACCCCAATAAGTACAGAAATAACTCCTCACAGTCTTGACCCTTGGGGAATACTCAAAGATGCTGTACCGGAAGCTGTTCTCAAGCCGTTAGTTGATAATAACGTCATCCAACTGATTGTGATTGCCCTGAGTTTTGGCATCGTCCTGCGAGGATTAAAATCTGAACAAATCAATCAAGGCAAGAACGGATACCAGCCAATTGAGGATGTTATCGGAATTTTATTTGAAGCGGTAGTCCGTATCCTCAACTGGGTAATTGCCTTAGTGCCGTTCGCAGTCTTTGGGATTGTAGCTAAAACTATTGCTATGCAGGGCTTTACACCGTTTAAATCTTTGGGTGCATTCATCGTGGCAGTGCTGTTAGCATTAGTATTGCAGGCGTGCTACTACCTCACCAGAGTAAAATTTGGTTCTTGGGTACATCCGTTAAAATTCTTAGCTGGCGGTTCTGATGCCTTTTTGACAGCTTTCTCAACTTCTTCCTCTGCGGCGGCAATGCCCGTAACCTTTGAGGTTTTGCAAACAAAAGTCGGTTTAAGGGAATCTTCTGCTGCCTTGGGGGCATTAGTCGGGGCAAATTTCAATAATGATGGCACTGCCCTCTATGAAGCAATGTCTGCGTTATATATTTCCCAACTAATTGGACAACATCTGAGTCTGGGACAGCAGTTAATTGTCATCCTTACGTCAATTTTTGCATCCGTAGGTGCGGCAAATATTCCCAATGCTGGACTGGTAACGATGACACTAGTGTTCACTTCTGTAGGCTTACCTACCCAGTACATCGCTTTGCTAGTTACTGTAGACTGGTTTCTGGATCGCTGCCGCACCGCGATTAATGTCATGGGAGACATGACTGTCAGTGCTTTACTTGACGGCAAAAAGCCTCGTTCTGTAGACGAGGCTTAG